From the genome of Strix uralensis isolate ZFMK-TIS-50842 chromosome 6, bStrUra1, whole genome shotgun sequence:
TAAAGCACCGGTTGCAGTTTTGCGTTTACCACCTCTTCTGAGTGACTTTGGATAACTCATCTGCTTCTTTTGTTCTCAATTTTCAGTGTATGAAACTTTAaaaggtttctgtttctttttttttttttttgtttcctttttttttttaatggctgctgcaaaattaaaaagatcCATAAGTGGTCAGGGGCCTGATCTAATGCACTTTCAAAAGTCCGTTATAAAGATGAATATAAATGCGAATGATAGGTTTTTCTGTAGACCCACAAACCACACTTAGCTATAAGAAACATATTGTGcatagttatttttttcttcagagtgaTATGTTTACTAGATCTACATTCTCAGTTTACCAGAGTACTGGAATTTCTACTTTACTAAAGCCAGGATCCTTTCGCAGTTCCCAGTAGGTATCATTGGTAACCCAGGCTTCTCTTTGATTAGCATCGATAACTTTTCtgtagaaaggaaacaaaaaacaaaaacagaagagaaagagaggaaaaaaaaggtctgatCATAGATCTCTACTCTTATGCAATATGAAATCAAATTCCATACCTCTCTGATCTAACTCAAAACTAAATCTGATTTCATACTTCTAAAGGACACAGGAACAGTCAGgactttaaaagtaaaaatcaacCTCTACCTGTATCAAAAGTGCAAGGTTTAGAAAACAGCCAAGATCACAAATGTGTTGCTTGATCTGTGTGAGCAGGTCTTAGAGCCTCTTTGGCCGTTACAGATTCTTACTATGTGCAGGGGATCAACCAATAGATCTAGCTTGCAGAATGCAAgtctttttccattaaaactgTTTGTCTCCTCTGCATTTTGCTCATCTTCCACTACATCTGCATCAGGCACATTCAAATCTTTACACTTTTGATTCCCCATGCTAAACATCAGGCTATTTGGTATGACTATCCATTGTTTCAGAAGAatgcttaattaaaaacaaaaccaaaaaaaccaaaaaccctgcactcaaaaataaataaattgtaatttaagtgtatatttatatacacattgTATACACATAGACATAGTTATAAATGTACGATGCTGTTGTTCAGGTCACTATTTCTTACCTTGCTTAtgcaattacttaaaaaaataacataattaaaTCTTAGATCCTAATATTATACTTCTATTCCACTACAAAGTTCAAAAACCATTGGCCAAGGGGTGCAGCAGGCTTGTGTAGCTGTTGCCCATTGTGAGAAAATGATCTTTCCATTATGAAGCTTTAAACTACATAAAAATTGCTTCAGACAGAGATCAGGTATCTGatcatttttcttaaaattgccGTTTTTCAGGCTTTCACAATTAACAGACTATGTTGGTGGTAGTTCTTGTAGCACTTTGTCCAGTCACACTATAGAAAACAGGGATTTACTACTGAAATTAATAGACTCACTTAAAAAATTTGGGTACATATTCaatgctgttttcttccatgtaCCGCCTCCGACCTCTCTGCAGTTCCTCTATTCTTTGTTTCTCAGATGACGCCGCTTCTACATTTCCTTCCTCCAGAAGCCTGTATGAATAACAGCAGGTCCTATAGCAATCATACAGTGTCTACAAGGGATTTTCTAGCATCACAAAAGACAAGCAGAAGCCAAGCCTGTTGTCTGTGTTGTAACCACTTTCAgatctaaccataaccctataAAATAAGAATAACCAAGATGTGACTCTCCAGTTATATGTACCTGACCCTTAGCCTAAGGCATACACTTTCTTTAGTAACTTCAGCATATCAGAAACATTGAAGTTCTATGAACTGAGAATTAGGAGGGAATTAATGTTGCTTCCATTCACAGCAGGAGGGCATGAAATTTCAGTCTGTCTTTCCAGTCTGTTATGAGGAATCCTACCTCTGCCCAAAGACTGCACTGTAACTCTGCTATACAAACAAGATGCTTTCTACTTTCCCTCAACTTGGCAAAGCAGAAATTTGACTGCAATACTGAATACCTTTCTCTGCTAGCAAAATCCTCCAAAGCTTAGTTCAGACTGTAGTGAAGACACAGACAAAATTCAACACTCAGCCAAACCCAGCCTTAAAACCACCAAATATCAAGTGTATAAATAAGCATTCTTGCCTTTGATCTGGCCTGAATCGTGCATCTGTTGTAGGAAGAAGATCTTTCAGTAAAGGATCTAATTCATTGAGCTCAATAGCAAACCTTGTGAAGCCATAATAACGTTCATAATTGGTTGGCATGGAGCCTGTATGAATatgtatgagaaagaaaaaaagatttttaaactaTTACTCTAAAGATGCAAGagattcatttatttattaaattataacagaaaaaatattaatatattttaccCTTACATCCAATTAAAAAGCACCAAAAGCTATTCTCTAGGTGAAACAACATTCACTAAAATTAATTTCAACTGCTTATCCTGCAGAGTTGTAATTACATGCTAATAGATTCAAAACTTTTATgatcttccttcctttttaaataaaaattactgttttcaagaTTTTCAAGTTAAACATAGTTTTCTGTTCCCCCGAAAGTGGGCTTATCAAATGTCTGTACAAAAGCTAACCTTAACTGATCTTCAGAGTTAATTTTGGAACATAATGCTCACTCGCACTGATTCAGCACTGTCCAACACCTTCAGCACTAACAGCAGTCAGAGTAGACATTGCAGAGACTAGGGTGCAAAGTAGGGTTCAAAATACTATCAATACAGAGTAGGGTTCAAAACACAATAATGACAATTCATGGATAAtcactttgtgtgtgtgaaatactACAGGTGCAAAGGATAACTAATTCAACCTCAGTGCCTTTAAGCAAGCAGTAAGGAAGTTGAAATCAGCTCCTGAAATCACAGGAGCTCAGCACCTCTGAAGACCGATCTTTTAGGTTAATAAAGCATTAAGACAACAAACTCAATAAACTGGCACCTCCTATTTGCTGGATCCAAATAAACCACGCTGCTCACTGTGAGAAGGCAGGCAGGCTCagacatcctttttttttttttcttaattttattcttatgTTGACCCCAAGACCCCAGAATATTTGACCAGGAGTCAAACAGAGATGTAGAAGACTACGCCCTGTAAGAACATTTCCATTTACCATTATTATAAACTCGtaaattcttgtttatttgtctAGCCAGAAATTTAATTTCTCCAGTAGCATTTTACGTATTTAAAATGATGGCTAAAACAGCTTTACATACTTCAGGGTTACACTACAATACCTGCCAGAGTGTATTACAAGCTTCTCACCTGGCCTCCATATGCATTTGGCTGAAGGTGCAACCCCACAATAAAGGCCTTCATGCCACTTTCCAAAAAGGCGATGAACCACCTTCCCTTCTTGATCTATCACAACACCCTGGACCTCATTTACATTTGAATTCCAGTAGTTCACCTGAAAGTTTAACGACAAATTACTAATTCACACTGTTTTTCACATTACCCATTGTACCAATACAGATATTGCATGAATTAATATGGGGCACCAACTGTTCAAATTTTGTATCAAACAGCTCACATGGAACCAAGAATATCAGAATGCAAAGTTCAGAAGATCTGAATATTAATTGATTTAGTATATGAGAAACCCTGAATAATTTGATATGTGGTTTTGGTATAAGGGTATTTAAATTATCAGCACATCTGGGAACTATATTGTTGTTCATGAACTCAAATTCCACACATTTCAGCAAAAATGACACTTTGAAAGTTGCAAGATCAGAGCTAGCTAACTCTCTTCTTCTATATGGAGAAATACTGAATATACCTGTACATGTAAGGGAATCCTTTGATGGGCACTGCACAATACTGTTTGCAGCAGGGAAGACATTCAGACAGTATTCTTACTTGTTGCTTTCTGAttctcttctctgttttgcttttcttagacacatttattttttacacCTTCACCTACTGAGCCAGTTTCCCAGTCTCAGAACATCCATCAGAACATGAATTTCAGATTTACGCTAATGCACCATTGCTAACACTGCAATGGTCTTCATATATTTTGTTGCGATATGAAGACAAACTTATTTTTAGGGAAAATAATTGATAGTAACATAGCTATACAGTGATCTGGCTTTATATGTGGTCCTTGCCTGGATGTTAAAATACCAAAGCAGCATTATTTAATCTAAAGAGATAAAATACTGACCACCAAATTCTAATAAAGGCAGAAGTAAAATGGCACAAAAGTCTACAGTGACTTTGCATTTTCATTGTGGTAATAGAAAAGAGattttgtcatttcatttttaacctAAAACCAACAATATAGCACACAGCTATTCAGCAATGCAACACACTGATATCATATGTTCAATGGAATAGTCATACTACTTGACATAGCACTCTCATTTGACAATTCACATATTTACAATTGCTGATAAGACAAAATGTGTAATGTGGATTTCAGGAATACTAAAGAAACAGCTTGATGTATGCTTAAACTATGcagttttataaatatatatgtcttAGAATACATATGTTACCTTGACAAATGTGAGTTTACAAATACAAACACTGCTTTTTGTGTTTCTGATAGTTATCTCTCCATAATGTTCTATCCACCTCCTTCCACTAAGAATATTATGTATGCAAGTAGTGACTTTGTTCCAGACATAGTAGTCTCCATACCTAAGAACAAATTAACAAGTAGTTGGTAACATATATTAATCATGATCATTACAGACAAAAAAGTAAAACAGCTCCATTATCATAAATACAAGACCATACCTCAAAAAACTTTTGAAACAATAGCTTACTTTAATAAAGCACTGGTTCTGGGTACATTATTAATCCTTCATATTGGAGCTCACCTAAGCTCTAGTGCAGAGAACTGAAGAATGGTGCTATGAACTACAAATTAAGATGTGAACCACCAAAGCCCTGCACGGCATATTCACTGTCCTCAGAGCATTAAGTGTTTTTGCCACAATTCCTTTAGGGGCAGGACAGTGACCCAAAGATCAGCATAAGGCTGAATTGAGGCTATAAGCAGACAATATAATTAAATTACAAAGTAGaacaaaataaagatggaaaGGTGATAACAGAAAGTAAGTAGGAAGCAGGACATCACTGGCACATCATCCAATTCCCTCTGTAACAACTCAGCGCATCTCTATTGTCAAACAAGGGAATAAAATGAGGGAATTACACTGCAAAGCACACTCTCTTTCAGAGCTGAGGGGCAAGTGTGAAGACAGGAGACAAAGATGCTTCTGAGTGCTTTTACTTCAATTTCATGAGACGGATAAAGAGGTGGAGTGATAACATACTGTTAGAGGCAGAAAGAAAGGCTGGCTGCAATTTACAGGAGCAGGAATAGCTGACAGTCCTATATTGCAGCCTTTTTCTGAACAGTTGACCACTACTGTACATGTAAAACTTGGGTTCTGTCTCTTAAATCATTTCTATCCCCATCTGCCTATTGCTTTCTAGAGAGTTTGcgtatttttcctccaaaaaccCAAATGGATCTTCAGGCTCAGAAATGCTTCAGTATCCCCACCTGTACACTAAGGAGAGATTTGAGCTAGGCACTAACTCTCACCAGTACAATTCATGCGGTATCTGCATACACTTCCCCCAATCCATTCACAAGGCAGCATAGATTAGATTGcagcaaagactgaaaacaaaagaaaataggaCAGTAGCTTACTTTGGAAGAGTCACATTCAAGGTTCCAACTGGCAGAATTTCCATTGATTTCCCCCAGAATTTGTTTTTCCACCTGATATCTGAATATAATagtgaaagatttaaaaaactgaaaagacCAAAGTCTTCCCCTTGCAGTGATCTGCATGGCACATGAGATGATCTGTGCTAGACCATCTGGTTTAAAACAGGACAGTATGAGGTTGccatgaaaatataaaaataaataaaatactagaaaataaCATTAGGTCAGAAAAGCTAAAGataagtttgatttttttctagggGTCATGCTTCTGCTATGCACTATTGTAAAATCTCCCATGAAAACGTTCGATACAAATTAAATGCATATGTCAGTAGatacaaggaaagaaagagcTGCTTGTTCAACTGCATAAAAAGAACTGCTTGTGTTtgcaagaaataattttcttggtaagaaagcagaaaaggcagaaaagtatAAACAGACTGCAAATGACAGGGGAAGTTGTAACACGTCTGCTCACTCTTAAAATGAGAATTTGGAGTGAAATAATTCAGAGCACCAGTTTGTGATATGTTACTACAAAAATAACAAGTATAGAAATTTTGAGTAAGTTCCAAATGCAAAGCTCAGCTTGTACAGACAGTTTTCACTTGTTAATAAAAAAGGAGTTTATGCTTTTGAATTAAAAACTTATACCTTGCCAAAACACAAAGTTCTTCGATTCACAGTGACAGGCCGAAATGGGAGGATGGTGGCTAACCTGGAAAACAGTTTGGCTGAGTTAAAAccaattcattttcatttctaagaCAATACAATTGCTACCACAATATGAAAACACTAAATAGCCCACACTATTTATTAGCCTATGTTGCTATGAAAACAGATGCAACTTAAGTTTGTAGTTAAAACACTATGTACTTAAAACACTTCCTTTTGAttactataaaaatatatacctTGTAGCATTTATAAAGTTCACCCATACTAACAACCCTTCTTTACTACTAAGAAAGCAAACCATTCtaagttgaaagaaaaaacatgattactttgtaaaacaaagaaaccaaaatctAAACCTAAACAGGAGTGCCTATCTAGAAACAAGCTTTACCTGCTCTGAGAAAAATCGAAATCCCTTGTCTTCTCTAATACATTCATAAGTTTCACCAAGCACTGGGTTAAATGGCTTGCTTCCTGCTCTAAAGTATGTAGAGGCATAGCCTGACGCTGCAAAAGCAGCTATAAGAACCTGTGAAAATACAGACAAGAATGTAAGTGAGACTAGGCAGCAATTATTGTGTATATGCCATCACtatgcagtgccacacaactcACTCCCCTCAGtaaaatctggattttttaaGGTGCTTGTTAAAAGTTTGGCTTGTATCCCCAGTATTGCATTAGATATCTGTGGCAGAGAAGGGGATTGAATCCATGCTTCCAAGGAAGCTTTTGGTTGCACCATGGCTTTTCCTTCCTGAACTGTCCTGATTCCTTCAATACTCACCCTCCAAGCTTTTCTACAAAGGAGGCAGAATCCTGCAGGCAAACAGCCTGCTTTGCTCAGTACAACCGTGCCCAGTCCTTACAGGATTTCCCTTTTGTCAGGGACATAAGGAGTCTTGTAGGAAAACAGCATGTGATAAGTAATTCACCTCCCTATCATGAGACAAGTCCAACTTCTTCAGTGGCAAGGAAAAAATACCAGTGTTTAGGACCCCTCACTCTCCTGCAGGCCATGTGAACATGGCTGTTCACGGACCTGAGCATGGGGCTATATGACAGCCAAGACAACCTCTCTTCTCCCAACTATCCACAGTACTGCCAACCCATACCAGGGAACAGTAGATATGTTCAGCAACAACACTACCAACTTTCCCCTAACAGCCTTTCCCTGTTTGTTCTGAGGAAAAGGAGACATGACAGATCAAAACACCCTGAGAGCTGAACATAACATGccagttaaaaaaagaagacataattACAGGGTAGCTGAGGTCAGGCTGCCCAGGCAAACTTGGTTTGGTGTTTTGGAACTTCTCTTATTATAAATTGCCTAGGATGACATCTTATTGACATCTACACTGATCATAAGCCAGCCACAGACTTGATTAGCTCTTGGAGACTGCTGGACTTGATCACTTAAAGCCAGGAAAGGATGCTGACGGGTTAGAAACTGCCAACGCCTACATATACAGTCCTAGAGAGAGAGATCAGTCTTCACATCAATAAGTCACAACTGCATGACTTGGTTTGAAGTCAAGAAAAGTCCCTCAGCCTTGTTCAGATCAAACCTATCACCTGTAATTGTTCACAGCATTCATCTGACCCAGCAGGGAGGTCTGTACTCTGTGAATAGGAAGAGCAAGAGAGGACCTTGCACAGACCTCCTCTCATCAGCTCCCTTTTTAATACAGATATAAGAAGTACTAGATTTATTACCATGCGTTCATAAGGATCATCTGTCTCAGCAGCCTTGTCCAAGAGTTCACTGTATTCCAGCTCTTCACAAAGATGTTGCAAGGTATTCAGAGGTTCATTTAGCTCAACTGGCATAGATACTTTGGAAAGATCTTTGCCAAtgttatttctcaaaatattccACAGATTGATGTTACTGGTgtcagggctgggagctgggagacaAGTTCTCCGTCCATTCCTGAATGCACCTCCTGTTAGCTCACCATTAAgaactgggaagggaaaaaactaTTATCGTAAGAAAGCACCAGATTAAGGAAAACAGACTTATCCATTGAACCAAATCACCACCAGAACAAGGAAGCCCAacttcactgatttcagctgagTTGGTCTTGTACAGACATGCAGTAAATCTGGTATGTGAACATAACCAACGTAATTTTCCAAAGTTTAAAACATAGCAGTATACTTTGCCGGGAAATGTTGTCTGCAACACTGGTGTTGTCCTCAGATATATTATCACTCACATCACTGATATAAGATTCATCATCAGAAGCCTATAACAAATAAAATACCAATTAAgtcaaatacatataaaatatactgacaaattagacaaaaataattaattgaaacAAATATTCAAATAAATCATCTCTATCCAATTAAAGCATTTAACTAAATCAATTGGATATTTCAATCAGTCCATACTGCCAATGCACTAAAAGTGTCAAAACAAATGCTATGCTCTCCTTATGTTTCTGAAATCCTTATTATGAAGCCAAATACAGACATCAAATTTGCAAAAGGGTGACTTCAAATGAGATCAGAGATGAACAAAAAATTGACAACGTAATGTGCTGGGAATGGGAGGTGAGAAGAAATAGTTAGATTTGTGCTCtttaaaaaagaaccaaacaatAAAACGCACCTTGTGTTTCAgcaaaaaattatataaacatCAACCTAAAATCAGTGTTAAGatgatttttaagaaattttttttaacaggtttttttttcagaaatactactttcaaaatattttacagtatttactCATGACGGTATTTATTGTAAGGCCTATACCATTTGGGGGTGATTTTGTAAAGTTTCCATTTCATTTATACCATACAGACACACCGATTTTCCATGCTGATACAGACAATCCAGACTATTGAGACAACATGTACTTTACACCTGCCAGAAACAATAAGATAAAGAACCATTCCATTCTTCAGATGAACAACTCTCGCCATGGCTGTGCCAGCTTGTGGCACATGAGCAATTCTTGTCAAAGAGGAAGTGGCACACTTATTTCCTCTTACAGAAGAGTTGTGGTAGACCACAGCGCTACTGTGGCTttataaaaaggtatttttgaaagtaaatagattttaaaaatggaacaatTTATTCATGATAGCACAGGAAAGCTGTGGACAGCAACGTGATTCAGGAGCCTGAACTGTATCTGACTGCTTCAGCTTTGAGCTTGAGTAAGCcaatttttcaggcttttgtctACTTCTCTAACTACAGAGAATAACTTTATATGTATActagaagacttttttttaaaaaaatattttaaaatataaattagttGACTGCATAGTCAGACATAATTGCTCCTGTCTATGCCATCCTTATCTGAAACTGTCAAGGTCTAGCAAGGACATGTACTGAATATAAGCTACTGATACAAACAACTTTCAACTCAGTTTTACGCATCAGGGAACTTCTGCACCCCATCACAAGGGAGTCTCGGGTTAGTTTATCTATACCTTACACATTCTGATACCTTTTTATTCTAagtagcattatttttttaaaaaatcactcaCTAGTGGTAGCAATAACTAAATCTGTCTAATAGCAAAGCTGCAGCATGCTGTCATAGCCTACCTCGTTTTCTGACGAGCTGGCAGATAGAAGCACTTCCTGTGCATCAAAGAACTCTGAAACGGATTCAGACATAGAGAGCCTGCTCTCATTAGAAACTTGCTGAGACAGTGGCAAACTGACATGAATTTGTTCACCCATCtgtaaataaagcacagaaaaataaaagtattatttctaatataaaagaaatattaatagaAGGGATAAATCAcctgaataatttttctgtgcaCAGATAGTAAAGACAGCATTTTAGTAGGGCTTTGTGTGTACCTAACAGATGAGACTGACAATTACAACATAAAGTGCATTTTGAGCAGTGAGATACATGTCTTCATTTGAGGCCTACTCAGCATCAACTTCTATGTTTTAGCAGTGTGAATAATCACAAATCTAGTTTTATATTCAGAGGAATGATTTTGTGGACAATAGCTGGATCGTGTCAGACAAGTTCATCCGTGAAATTCAGATGAAAAGACACTTGGTCATAACAAATTACATGACTGGGAGCTAGCTTTGATACAACCAAAACTCAAATATAAAGCTTTATAAGGTCAGGGAGTTATAAGTTACTTTCAAAATAAGTGTGCTAGTAAACCAGTTTAGTAACAaatgtttgaaatgtttgaaTATTCAGGATGATGGCTATAATATACACTTACGTGCTTTTATTCCATGTTTGTACGCCAAATCTCATTTGAATTATGCCATTAACGTTGACTCAATACTGCTAAAGGGAATTTTATTACAAAGATAATTTAACAGCAAAGGCAAGGGTTCAAAATTGTGTTATGTGTCTGTCAGTAGGGAGGCAAGCTAATTTAAATAGTGGAACATATCCTCCTCTTCCTGCTATTGATGGGAAGAACACCAGGTTTCAACATTTACCCTAAAGGCTATTGCTTTAAGAAGGTGTGGCAGGCGCACCCACCAAATGAgaacagagcttcttggctgctgaagtgtggcagctcctgattgccattgctctcggggcttcacggtagttggggccttcggccaatgggagccactattgactacaggtcagattcggcctgggtataaatggagtcccctggggagccattttgagcttgtcccctggagcagcacgctgcggtcaaggactctccccttgggtc
Proteins encoded in this window:
- the OSBPL6 gene encoding oxysterol-binding protein-related protein 6 isoform X2, giving the protein MSSEEKTLSPAHKTSTPSHRSASSSSSSQRDRRQSVHILERKASSGSTDPSLSKQFLESDPISLSKEPDSWEIIEGLKIGQTNVQKPDKHEGFMLKKRKWPLKGWHKRFFVLDNGMLKYSKSPIDIQKGKVHGSIDVGLSVMSIKKKARRIDLDTEEHIYHLKVKSQDSFDAWVSKLRHHRLYRQNEIVRSPRDASFHIFPSASTTESSPAANVSDGKVQQNSFPWQSPIPCSNSLPATCTTGQSKVAAWLQDSEEMDRCAEDLAHCQSNLVELSKLLQNLEILQRTQSAPNFTDMQEGPAPKGQFSTTRRRQRLAAAVATTVPFSATMSPVRLHSSNPNLCADIEFQTPPSHVTDPLECSTEYMKLQEEFCLMAQKVHSLLKSAFNSIAIEKEKLKQIVSEQDLTGHNAQIAHLRQSLSQALNQNAELRSRLNRIHSESVICDQVVSVNIIPSPDEMGEQIHVSLPLSQQVSNESRLSMSESVSEFFDAQEVLLSASSSENEASDDESYISDVSDNISEDNTSVADNISRQILNGELTGGAFRNGRRTCLPAPSPDTSNINLWNILRNNIGKDLSKVSMPVELNEPLNTLQHLCEELEYSELLDKAAETDDPYERMVLIAAFAASGYASTYFRAGSKPFNPVLGETYECIREDKGFRFFSEQVSHHPPISACHCESKNFVFWQDIRWKNKFWGKSMEILPVGTLNVTLPKYGDYYVWNKVTTCIHNILSGRRWIEHYGEITIRNTKSSVCICKLTFVKVNYWNSNVNEVQGVVIDQEGKVVHRLFGKWHEGLYCGVAPSAKCIWRPGSMPTNYERYYGFTRFAIELNELDPLLKDLLPTTDARFRPDQRLLEEGNVEAASSEKQRIEELQRGRRRYMEENSIEYVPKFFKKVIDANQREAWVTNDTYWELRKDPGFSKVEIPVLW
- the OSBPL6 gene encoding oxysterol-binding protein-related protein 6 isoform X3, with translation MSSEEKTLSPAHKTSTPSHRSASSSSSSQRDRRQSVHILERKASSGSTDPSLSKQFLESDPISLSKEPDSWEIIEGLKIGQTNVQKPDKHEGFMLKKRKWPLKGWHKRFFVLDNGMLKYSKSPIDIQKGKVHGSIDVGLSVMSIKKKARRIDLDTEEHIYHLKVKSQDSFDAWVSKLRHHRLYRQNEIVRSPRDASFHIFPSASTTESSPAANVSDGKVQQNSFPWQSPIPCSNSLPATCTTGQSKVAAWLQDSEEMDRCAEDLAHCQSNLVELSKLLQNLEILQRTQSAPNFTDMQVPFSATMSPVRLHSSNPNLCADIEFQTPPSHVTDPLECSTEYMKLQEEFCLMAQKVHSLLKSAFNSIAIEKEKLKQIVSEQDLTGHNAQIAHLRQSLSQALNQNAELRSRLNRIHSESVICDQVVSVNIIPSPDEMGEQIHVSLPLSQQVSNESRLSMSESVSEFFDAQEVLLSASSSENEASDDESYISDVSDNISEDNTSVADNISRQILNGELTGGAFRNGRRTCLPAPSPDTSNINLWNILRNNIGKDLSKVSMPVELNEPLNTLQHLCEELEYSELLDKAAETDDPYERMVLIAAFAASGYASTYFRAGSKPFNPVLGETYECIREDKGFRFFSEQVSHHPPISACHCESKNFVFWQDIRWKNKFWGKSMEILPVGTLNVTLPKYGDYYVWNKVTTCIHNILSGRRWIEHYGEITIRNTKSSVCICKLTFVKVNYWNSNVNEVQGVVIDQEGKVVHRLFGKWHEGLYCGVAPSAKCIWRPGSMPTNYERYYGFTRFAIELNELDPLLKDLLPTTDARFRPDQRLLEEGNVEAASSEKQRIEELQRGRRRYMEENSIEYVPKFFKKVIDANQREAWVTNDTYWELRKDPGFSKVEIPVLW